A part of Larkinella insperata genomic DNA contains:
- a CDS encoding ferritin-like domain-containing protein, translating into MEELTSTSTPKKGSSVAAIPSVERRMFLRALGLTTVSASAFLAACQNSINDVAPKISGARISAEGVSFGEGDFAILNYAYALEQLETAFYMAVIEKKTFPAGSKEEMVFKDIHDHELVHREFFKLALGSNAIGDLEFDVSSIDFSNRREVLNTARVLEDTGVAAYNGAGPLLSNSTFLTLAGKIVSVEARHAALISTILQPNGALFAGDYVVDNNGLERPLTISEVLGRAGKYIKTPINPASLLALESSKS; encoded by the coding sequence ATGGAAGAATTAACGAGTACCTCTACCCCCAAGAAAGGTTCGAGTGTAGCCGCCATTCCATCGGTCGAGCGCCGGATGTTTCTGCGAGCTCTGGGCTTAACAACCGTTTCGGCTTCGGCTTTTCTGGCAGCCTGCCAAAATTCAATAAACGACGTAGCTCCTAAAATTTCTGGCGCCCGGATTTCAGCTGAAGGGGTTAGTTTCGGGGAAGGCGATTTTGCCATTCTGAACTACGCTTATGCCCTGGAGCAACTGGAAACCGCTTTCTACATGGCCGTTATTGAGAAAAAAACGTTCCCGGCGGGCAGTAAAGAAGAAATGGTTTTCAAAGATATTCACGATCATGAACTCGTACACCGGGAGTTTTTCAAGCTAGCGCTGGGCTCTAACGCCATTGGTGATCTGGAATTCGACGTGAGCAGCATCGATTTCAGCAACCGCCGGGAAGTTTTGAACACCGCCCGGGTTCTGGAAGATACGGGAGTTGCTGCCTATAACGGAGCCGGACCGCTGCTGAGCAATTCAACGTTCCTGACGCTGGCCGGCAAGATTGTGTCCGTAGAAGCTCGTCACGCTGCCCTGATCAGTACCATCCTGCAACCCAACGGCGCGTTGTTTGCTGGTGATTACGTGGTGGACAACAACGGTTTGGAAAGACCGCTGACGATCTCCGAAGTACTGGGCAGAGCCGGTAAGTACATCAAAACTCCCATCAACCCGGCCTCCCTACTGGCGCTGGAATCATCCAAATCATAA
- a CDS encoding alpha-L-rhamnosidase-related protein, translated as MKTWLLFYLIFSTFLSFAQTPAPLAVNPSLRWQTDFWKAQWIGHPTAPIRSYGVYHFRKNFDLAQKPSRFVINVSGDNRYQLFVNGKAVVSGPARSDLQNWNYETVDLAPYLTSGKNTLAAVVTYMAEYAPFYQMHYQFGFIVQGDGDAEQVVNTNNTWKVYQNPAYSPVINDIPKLRTYIVVGAGDRVEGAKYPWGWQEPAFDDAGWSAAKPVGWAAKPRGLGTDGNWNLVPRTIPLMEEIPQRLATVRRAEGVDVADDFLQGKNSFAVHRNHKAVILCDQGHLTNAFPELTISRGKDAVITLAYAEALVDDNRQKGNRDQVNGKQLIGFEDQFVGDGSKQKRTFRPLLFRTYRYLQITIETKGDPVEIHDLMGHFTGYPFQEKARFTSSDESLKDIWNVGWRTARLCAGETYYDCPYYEQLQYTGDTRIQSLISLYMTGDDRLMRKAILDYDHSRFNDGLTQSRYPSADFQVIPPFSLYWVTMIYDYWMHRKDDKFVESMLPGITTVLDWHEKRLADNGLNGPLQWWNFVDWAKWDAPDEGMGGVPKGARKGGSAILTLQQAYTMQRISQVFYHYGKNQQAEHYRLMGIRLAKNVYNNCWDAGRGLVADTPDKTSFSQHANIWAILTDAVPVAQQKALMQKVMADPNLTQATFYFKFYLFQALKKTGMADQFLPTLKPWHDMLALGLTTFAENPEPTRSDCHAWSAAPNYEFLSTVCGINPASPGFQSVVITPYLGALQFAEGTMPHPAGDITVRFDKTPTGGLKGVITLPDGLTGTLKWHGKTVALKEGQQTVTL; from the coding sequence ATGAAAACCTGGCTGCTTTTTTACCTTATTTTTTCGACTTTTCTCTCCTTCGCTCAAACCCCCGCTCCGTTGGCCGTTAACCCGAGTCTCCGCTGGCAAACCGATTTCTGGAAAGCGCAGTGGATCGGGCACCCAACGGCTCCCATCCGGTCCTACGGCGTCTACCATTTCCGCAAGAATTTTGATCTGGCCCAAAAGCCCAGCCGCTTCGTTATCAACGTTTCGGGTGATAACCGCTATCAACTGTTCGTCAACGGAAAAGCCGTGGTGTCCGGCCCGGCCCGCAGCGATCTGCAGAACTGGAATTATGAAACCGTCGATCTTGCGCCGTACCTGACCAGCGGCAAAAATACGCTGGCGGCCGTGGTGACTTACATGGCCGAATACGCTCCCTTTTATCAAATGCACTACCAGTTCGGGTTCATCGTGCAGGGCGATGGCGACGCCGAACAGGTCGTCAATACCAACAACACCTGGAAAGTTTACCAGAATCCGGCCTATTCGCCCGTTATCAACGACATTCCGAAACTACGCACCTACATTGTTGTCGGTGCGGGCGACCGGGTAGAGGGGGCCAAATACCCCTGGGGCTGGCAGGAACCGGCTTTCGACGATGCCGGTTGGTCAGCGGCTAAACCGGTAGGCTGGGCCGCCAAACCGCGCGGTCTGGGTACCGACGGCAACTGGAACCTGGTGCCGCGCACCATTCCGCTGATGGAAGAAATACCGCAACGGCTGGCGACGGTCCGCCGGGCGGAGGGGGTGGACGTAGCCGACGATTTTTTACAGGGAAAAAACTCGTTCGCCGTTCACCGCAACCACAAAGCCGTGATCCTCTGCGACCAGGGGCATCTGACCAACGCCTTCCCGGAACTGACCATCAGCCGGGGCAAAGATGCCGTCATTACGCTGGCGTACGCGGAGGCACTGGTGGACGACAACCGGCAGAAAGGCAACCGCGATCAGGTGAACGGCAAACAACTCATTGGCTTTGAAGATCAATTCGTTGGCGACGGCAGCAAGCAGAAACGCACCTTCCGCCCGCTCCTGTTCCGGACGTATCGCTACCTGCAAATCACCATTGAAACCAAAGGCGACCCCGTCGAAATTCACGATCTGATGGGTCATTTTACCGGCTACCCGTTTCAGGAAAAAGCCCGGTTTACCAGCAGCGACGAAAGTTTAAAAGATATTTGGAACGTGGGTTGGCGGACGGCCCGGCTCTGCGCGGGTGAAACGTATTACGATTGCCCCTACTACGAACAATTGCAGTACACCGGCGACACCCGCATCCAGTCGCTGATTTCCCTCTACATGACGGGTGACGACCGGCTGATGCGGAAAGCCATCCTGGATTACGACCACAGCCGGTTCAACGACGGCCTAACGCAGAGCCGTTACCCGAGTGCCGATTTTCAGGTGATTCCGCCGTTTTCGTTGTACTGGGTCACCATGATTTACGATTACTGGATGCACCGGAAAGACGACAAATTTGTTGAATCCATGCTACCCGGCATTACAACCGTGCTTGACTGGCACGAAAAACGACTGGCCGACAACGGCCTGAACGGTCCGCTTCAATGGTGGAATTTTGTGGACTGGGCGAAGTGGGACGCCCCGGACGAAGGCATGGGCGGAGTACCGAAGGGCGCCCGGAAAGGCGGCTCGGCCATTCTGACGCTGCAACAGGCTTATACCATGCAGCGAATTTCGCAGGTGTTTTACCATTACGGCAAAAACCAGCAGGCCGAACATTACCGTCTGATGGGCATCCGGCTGGCCAAAAATGTATATAACAATTGCTGGGACGCGGGCCGGGGGCTGGTGGCCGACACACCCGATAAAACCAGTTTCAGTCAGCACGCCAACATCTGGGCCATCCTGACCGACGCCGTGCCGGTGGCGCAGCAGAAAGCCCTGATGCAGAAAGTCATGGCTGATCCGAATCTGACTCAGGCGACATTCTATTTCAAGTTTTACCTGTTTCAGGCGCTGAAAAAAACCGGCATGGCGGATCAGTTCCTACCAACGCTCAAACCGTGGCACGACATGCTGGCCCTGGGTTTAACGACGTTTGCCGAAAACCCGGAGCCTACCCGCTCCGACTGCCACGCGTGGAGTGCGGCCCCGAATTACGAATTTTTGTCGACGGTTTGCGGAATCAATCCGGCCTCACCCGGTTTTCAGTCCGTCGTCATTACACCGTACCTGGGTGCGTTGCAATTTGCGGAAGGAACGATGCCGCATCCGGCGGGTGACATTACCGTGCGGTTTGACAAAACCCCGACCGGCGGTTTGAAAGGAGTCATTACGTTACCCGACGGTTTGACCGGAACCCTGAAATGGCACGGCAAAACCGTGGCGTTGAAAGAAGGGCAGCAGACCGTCACCTTGTAA
- a CDS encoding ferritin-like domain-containing protein, with product MNLFGIFSQIEKVDAEAGEKMDFARRKMLKTATVAAAATPAFFVGMVNKAFAAEGCAGDAVAILKYALTLEYLERDFYRAAQFKAGLLPVGTRAYVVQIAKHEAQHVDLLEGVLGLKKNELQPKYNMTTLNAALADYETFLTYAQALEDTGVRAYKGQAACLLEEGSATAKVALPVALRIHSVEARHAAAVRYMRGLRVWASSGENGTEADPKVYANEDMGHQGGADLEGYFNTPENKMKLYTPDMSKRAVYESFDEPLTKDEVLAIAGPFFAPTM from the coding sequence ATGAATCTCTTCGGAATATTCTCACAAATTGAAAAAGTTGATGCGGAAGCGGGTGAAAAAATGGATTTTGCCCGCCGGAAAATGCTGAAAACCGCAACGGTTGCGGCTGCTGCTACGCCCGCATTTTTTGTCGGAATGGTTAACAAAGCGTTTGCGGCAGAAGGCTGCGCCGGTGATGCGGTGGCTATCCTGAAATACGCCCTGACGCTGGAATACCTCGAGCGTGATTTCTACCGGGCTGCTCAGTTCAAGGCGGGTTTGTTGCCCGTCGGAACCCGGGCGTACGTGGTGCAAATTGCCAAACACGAAGCGCAGCACGTTGACCTCCTGGAAGGCGTACTGGGTCTGAAAAAGAACGAGTTGCAGCCGAAGTACAACATGACTACCCTTAACGCTGCGCTGGCCGATTACGAAACCTTCCTGACGTATGCACAGGCGCTGGAGGATACCGGGGTTCGGGCTTACAAAGGACAGGCTGCGTGTCTGCTGGAAGAAGGATCGGCTACTGCGAAAGTGGCTCTGCCGGTAGCCCTGCGGATTCACTCGGTGGAAGCACGGCACGCGGCTGCCGTTCGTTACATGCGGGGATTGCGGGTATGGGCTTCCAGCGGTGAAAACGGAACGGAAGCAGATCCGAAGGTTTATGCCAACGAAGACATGGGCCATCAGGGTGGTGCCGATCTGGAAGGCTACTTCAACACCCCGGAAAATAAAATGAAATTGTACACGCCGGATATGTCGAAGCGGGCGGTTTACGAATCGTTTGACGAGCCACTGACCAAGGACGAAGTACTGGCTATTGCCGGTCCGTTCTTCGCACCAACGATGTGA
- a CDS encoding DUF3108 domain-containing protein: MKQLSFCLVLLLFLSKPATAQTKTQSIQVIAGPFAIPAEKQKAVWYYWEGATKREWATSLTTVQPNYQGDKLLFIQELTSKGASGPTQIDTTVVLQETLVPVYYTSSNLQRTIHLTFSGQEMNASVHDHKTMRETSERETVAVPTVSSSFYPLLIRFLPLKVSYQATIPIFDVTLGRRGLLTARIIGVSETQLTDTKGERITCYVVDVNDDIAPDAHTTYYISKKDRTRIKSETIINGLRMSVERP; this comes from the coding sequence ATGAAGCAACTAAGCTTCTGCCTGGTTCTGTTACTATTCTTGTCAAAACCGGCAACAGCGCAGACTAAAACACAATCCATTCAAGTCATAGCGGGTCCATTTGCAATTCCGGCTGAAAAGCAAAAAGCCGTCTGGTATTATTGGGAAGGCGCAACGAAGCGGGAATGGGCCACCTCCCTGACGACTGTTCAACCGAATTATCAGGGAGACAAGCTCCTTTTTATCCAGGAACTGACCTCAAAAGGGGCTTCTGGTCCGACGCAAATCGATACAACCGTCGTTCTTCAGGAAACACTCGTTCCCGTTTATTACACTTCTTCCAATCTACAACGCACCATACACCTAACGTTCAGCGGTCAGGAAATGAATGCGTCTGTTCACGATCATAAAACTATGCGGGAAACTTCGGAGCGGGAAACCGTAGCAGTTCCTACGGTCAGCTCCAGTTTCTACCCGCTCTTAATCCGTTTTTTGCCCCTGAAAGTCAGTTATCAAGCCACGATTCCGATCTTTGACGTTACTCTTGGAAGACGCGGGTTGCTCACTGCCCGCATCATCGGCGTTAGCGAAACGCAGTTGACAGATACCAAGGGCGAAAGAATTACCTGTTACGTTGTTGACGTCAACGATGACATTGCTCCCGACGCCCACACGACTTACTATATTTCCAAAAAGGATCGTACCCGAATTAAATCAGAAACGATAATAAACGGCCTGCGCATGAGCGTTGAAAGGCCGTGA
- a CDS encoding NAD(P)H-dependent oxidoreductase, which produces MASVLILFAHPALEKSRTNRILMGACRSVASSVPSVTVNDLYEEYPDFDIDVDREQQLLLDHEYIILHHPFYWYSAPAMVKQWEDLVLEHGWAYGREGNALVGKKIFNAITTGGPRRAYEETGLNRFTVRQFLAPFDQTAHLCKMIYLPPFVVHGTHRLTEEEMHQYAQQYQSLLTMLATEQVDVEDARKRLYLNEILVD; this is translated from the coding sequence ATGGCGTCCGTTCTCATTCTTTTTGCGCACCCCGCCCTGGAGAAATCCCGGACCAACCGGATTTTGATGGGAGCCTGTCGGTCGGTCGCTTCGTCGGTTCCGTCGGTCACCGTCAATGATCTTTACGAGGAATACCCGGATTTTGACATCGACGTGGACCGGGAGCAGCAGTTGTTGCTCGATCATGAATACATCATTCTACACCATCCGTTTTACTGGTATAGTGCGCCCGCGATGGTGAAACAGTGGGAGGATTTGGTACTCGAACACGGCTGGGCGTACGGTCGGGAGGGCAATGCGCTGGTGGGCAAAAAGATTTTCAATGCCATCACCACCGGCGGTCCCCGGCGTGCCTACGAAGAAACGGGCCTGAACCGCTTTACGGTGCGGCAGTTTCTGGCACCTTTTGACCAGACGGCGCATTTGTGCAAGATGATCTACCTGCCTCCGTTCGTTGTTCACGGCACCCACCGGCTCACGGAAGAGGAAATGCACCAGTACGCCCAGCAATACCAAAGTCTGCTGACCATGCTGGCCACCGAACAGGTCGATGTGGAAGACGCCCGGAAGCGGCTGTATCTGAATGAAATACTTGTTGATTAA
- the priA gene encoding replication restart helicase PriA: protein MQPLPLTFDFAEETTYFADLILPVPIPRMFTYRVPRDMVERLKVGARVIVPFGKNRVYTAVVGRIHHQPPSNYQAKYILELLDEYPLVTTYQLELFSWMAEYYLCNIGEVLNVALPSGLKITSQSKVQYNPDFDYPELLTEGEGRLLDELKKHSALSYEELGRLVGETNVPTTIKSLVGKRAVIVFDEVREKYVPKMVRKVRLTERYETREQVLALINALEKSPKQQEVVMKYLSYVPVQNNPILNRKGLDKTVLNQDDEVSQSSLQTLIKNQVFETYEVIVPRFGDDDLPNVEVKLTDVQQRACNQVLSQFNEKDIVLLHGITGSGKTEVYINLIQTALESGSQVLYLLPEIALTTQIVVRLKKVFGDKLGIYHSKFSDNERVEVWKGIVDGQYQFVVGVRSAVFLPFDNLGLIIVDEEHETSYKQHDPAPRYHARDVAMMIAHWQKAKVLLGSATPSIESYYHAQQGRYGLVELLERYGDAMLPDIVLVNTRVERQQKKMKNEFSSVLLDHLQHNLERKEQSILFQNRRGYSPYLQCEDCEWTSRCPNCDVSLTYHMRAAELRCHYCGHHDPVPKSCPACGSFKVRTIGFGTEKLEDQLQIVFPEAQIQRMDLDTTRAKNAYQQIISEFEGGNVDILVGTQMISKGLDFGNVSLVGIFDADRMIHYPEFRAVERAFQMITQVSGRAGRRADRRGKVLIQTTNPQQAVLLKVMENDYRGLFEEEIIERQNFNYPPFSRLIKLTVRHAEQNISQQAAQRLVDQLTEKLGEARVLGPEVPLVERIRNQFLYTILIKLERSISPKAAKAFILEKINELLSDKGLKAVTIVADVDCL, encoded by the coding sequence GTGCAACCATTGCCGCTGACATTTGATTTTGCCGAAGAAACCACCTATTTCGCCGACCTCATTCTACCCGTTCCGATCCCAAGGATGTTTACCTACCGCGTGCCGCGCGATATGGTGGAACGGCTGAAAGTGGGCGCGCGGGTGATTGTGCCGTTTGGCAAAAACCGGGTGTATACGGCCGTTGTCGGGCGCATTCATCACCAGCCTCCGAGTAATTACCAGGCCAAATACATCCTCGAACTCCTGGACGAATACCCGCTGGTGACAACCTACCAGCTGGAGTTATTCTCCTGGATGGCTGAGTATTACCTCTGTAACATCGGCGAGGTGCTGAACGTGGCGCTGCCCTCGGGGCTGAAGATTACGAGCCAGTCGAAAGTGCAGTACAACCCGGACTTTGACTACCCCGAACTGCTGACGGAGGGTGAAGGGCGGTTGCTGGATGAACTGAAAAAACATTCGGCCCTGTCGTACGAAGAACTCGGGCGGCTGGTCGGGGAAACCAACGTGCCGACAACGATCAAATCGCTGGTGGGAAAACGGGCGGTGATTGTGTTCGACGAGGTGCGGGAAAAGTACGTGCCGAAAATGGTGCGGAAAGTGCGGCTGACGGAGCGCTACGAAACCCGTGAGCAGGTCCTGGCCCTAATCAATGCACTGGAGAAATCGCCCAAGCAGCAGGAAGTGGTCATGAAATACCTGAGCTACGTGCCGGTGCAGAATAACCCCATCCTGAACCGCAAAGGGCTCGACAAAACCGTCCTGAACCAGGACGATGAAGTCTCGCAGTCTTCGCTGCAAACGCTGATCAAAAATCAGGTTTTCGAAACGTATGAAGTGATCGTGCCGCGTTTTGGCGACGACGATTTGCCGAATGTGGAAGTAAAACTGACGGACGTTCAACAGCGGGCCTGCAACCAGGTGCTCAGCCAGTTTAACGAAAAAGACATTGTTTTGCTGCACGGTATTACCGGAAGCGGGAAAACGGAAGTGTATATCAACCTGATCCAGACGGCCCTGGAAAGTGGTTCGCAGGTCCTTTACCTGCTGCCCGAAATCGCTCTGACAACCCAGATTGTGGTCCGGCTGAAAAAAGTTTTTGGTGACAAACTGGGTATTTATCATTCCAAATTTTCGGATAACGAGCGGGTGGAGGTCTGGAAGGGCATTGTCGACGGACAATACCAGTTTGTGGTGGGCGTGCGCTCGGCGGTTTTTCTGCCGTTCGACAACCTGGGGCTGATTATTGTGGATGAGGAACACGAAACGTCCTACAAACAGCACGATCCGGCTCCGCGCTACCACGCCCGTGATGTGGCGATGATGATTGCCCACTGGCAGAAAGCCAAAGTCCTGCTCGGCTCGGCCACACCGTCCATCGAAAGTTACTACCACGCGCAGCAGGGGCGTTATGGTCTGGTAGAACTGCTGGAACGTTACGGCGACGCCATGCTGCCCGATATCGTACTGGTAAACACCCGCGTTGAACGGCAGCAGAAGAAGATGAAAAACGAGTTTTCGTCCGTCTTGCTGGATCATTTGCAACACAATCTGGAGCGGAAGGAGCAGAGCATTCTGTTCCAGAACCGGCGCGGCTATTCGCCGTACCTGCAATGCGAAGATTGCGAATGGACAAGCCGCTGCCCCAACTGCGACGTGAGCCTGACCTACCACATGCGGGCCGCCGAACTGCGGTGCCACTACTGCGGTCACCACGATCCCGTGCCGAAAAGCTGCCCAGCCTGCGGTTCGTTCAAAGTGCGGACGATCGGTTTTGGAACCGAAAAGCTAGAAGACCAGTTGCAGATTGTGTTTCCGGAAGCCCAGATTCAGCGCATGGACCTGGACACCACGCGGGCCAAAAATGCCTATCAGCAGATCATTTCGGAATTTGAGGGCGGCAACGTCGATATTCTGGTCGGCACGCAGATGATCAGCAAGGGGCTCGATTTCGGGAACGTCAGCCTGGTCGGTATTTTCGACGCCGACCGGATGATTCACTACCCGGAATTTCGGGCCGTGGAGCGGGCGTTTCAGATGATTACCCAGGTGAGCGGCCGGGCCGGACGTCGCGCGGATCGGCGGGGTAAAGTCCTGATTCAGACGACGAATCCGCAGCAGGCCGTGTTGCTCAAAGTGATGGAAAACGATTACAGGGGCTTGTTCGAAGAGGAAATCATCGAGCGGCAAAATTTTAATTACCCGCCTTTCTCGCGGCTTATCAAACTGACGGTTCGGCACGCTGAGCAAAACATCAGTCAGCAGGCGGCCCAACGGCTGGTGGATCAACTGACCGAGAAGCTGGGCGAAGCGCGGGTGCTGGGGCCGGAAGTGCCGCTGGTGGAGCGCATCCGCAACCAGTTTCTGTACACGATTCTGATCAAACTCGAACGCAGCATCAGCCCCAAAGCCGCTAAGGCATTTATTCTGGAGAAAATCAACGAGCTACTGAGTGACAAGGGCCTGAAAGCCGTAACGATCGTAGCGGACGTAGATTGTCTCTGA
- a CDS encoding YpdA family putative bacillithiol disulfide reductase, with translation MYDVIIIGGGPCGLAAGIEASKAGLSHLILEKGSLTESIRRYPKMMRFFSTAENIEIGGIPFPIAGVKANRNEALQYYRKVAGYFNLNFKLFTEVNHVTRYAPTGDEGDQNEELFTVFTTNGQTYQSRKVILATGYFDKPRSLQIPGEDLPHVTHYYDEPFQYSYTNVVIVGASNSAVEAALELYRADAHVTIVHRADDFRKTVKYWLVPDVKNRVKEGKINTRFSTCVTRIEPGKVCLTNLQTGEENELPADFVLILTGYIPDAELLKECGVELNPETQVPVYDKETFETNVPGLYVCGTVMAGIYTEKVFIENGREHAKAIIDHLTGKPVRKVAELIERI, from the coding sequence ATGTACGACGTAATAATTATTGGTGGTGGACCGTGTGGACTGGCCGCAGGAATTGAAGCTTCCAAAGCCGGTTTGAGTCACCTGATTCTGGAAAAAGGCAGCCTGACGGAGTCCATTCGGCGGTACCCGAAGATGATGCGGTTTTTCTCAACCGCCGAAAATATTGAGATTGGCGGTATTCCATTTCCCATTGCGGGCGTTAAAGCCAACCGGAACGAAGCTCTCCAGTATTACCGCAAAGTAGCGGGTTATTTCAACCTGAATTTCAAACTGTTTACTGAAGTCAACCACGTAACGCGGTATGCACCGACGGGCGACGAAGGGGATCAGAACGAAGAGTTATTTACGGTTTTTACGACCAACGGACAAACCTACCAGTCGCGCAAGGTAATTCTGGCGACGGGTTATTTCGACAAACCGCGCTCGCTTCAGATTCCGGGTGAGGATTTGCCGCACGTCACGCACTATTACGACGAACCATTTCAGTACTCCTACACGAACGTTGTCATCGTTGGCGCGTCGAACTCGGCGGTCGAAGCGGCTCTGGAACTTTACCGCGCCGACGCCCACGTCACGATTGTTCACCGGGCCGACGACTTCCGAAAAACCGTTAAATACTGGCTTGTTCCGGACGTTAAAAACCGGGTGAAGGAAGGCAAAATTAACACCCGGTTCAGCACCTGCGTGACCCGCATCGAACCCGGAAAAGTGTGCCTCACGAATTTGCAGACCGGTGAGGAAAACGAGCTCCCCGCCGATTTCGTCCTGATCCTGACGGGTTACATTCCCGACGCTGAGCTACTGAAAGAATGCGGTGTAGAACTGAATCCGGAAACGCAGGTGCCGGTGTACGACAAGGAAACCTTTGAAACCAACGTGCCGGGTCTGTACGTCTGCGGTACCGTCATGGCCGGGATTTACACCGAAAAAGTGTTTATCGAAAACGGTCGTGAGCACGCCAAAGCCATCATCGACCACCTCACGGGCAAGCCGGTGCGGAAAGTGGCCGAGCTGATTGAGCGAATCTAA
- a CDS encoding monovalent cation:proton antiporter-2 (CPA2) family protein, with protein sequence MNQSILIQAIVYLASGVVFVPIAKRLGLGSVLGYLLAGVAIGPAVLGLVGDEGQDIMHFAEFGVIIMLFLVGLELEPERLWKLRVPVLGLGGLQVLLTALLTGGLALAAGLPWQPALALGMILAMSSTAIVLQTLNEKGLMQTAAGQNTFAVLLFQDIAVIPILAIMPLLATYPVASSTDHHAHFSLTDGLPGWLRPFVVVGAVLALVLIGRYVMGTVFRIIARTGLREVFIATALLMVASISVLMEMVGLSPALGAFVAGVVLANSEYKHELESDIDPFKGLLLGLFFISVGAAINFDLIMENPLLVIGIVVAIMAAKALVLAGLGRTFGLPTDQNLLFSLGLCQVGEFAFVLFSFASQNGILAQNVVDLMTAVVAISMGLTPLVFLANEKLILPRLGAKEDDRKEPDHIEEHNAVIVAGFGRYGNIVGRFLRANNIGTTVLDFDSDRVDTLRKLGMKVYYGDASRYDLLKSAGAEKARLMIIALDSPEKVLDLVETAKKHFPNLKLLVRAADREDAYELLDAGLSHVYRETLDSSLRMGVDAMTLLGFRAYQSQRAARLFRKHDERNLTELAAVRHDRKQYFSSARQRIRDLEELLSSDTNDRWLKDVDDGWDPESLRNEVRQMKP encoded by the coding sequence ATGAACCAATCCATTCTAATTCAGGCCATTGTTTACCTGGCCTCGGGAGTTGTGTTTGTTCCCATTGCCAAACGGCTGGGGCTGGGGTCGGTGCTGGGGTATTTGCTGGCCGGTGTGGCCATCGGCCCGGCGGTGCTGGGGCTGGTGGGCGATGAAGGACAGGATATCATGCATTTTGCCGAATTCGGCGTCATCATCATGCTGTTTCTGGTGGGGCTGGAACTCGAGCCCGAACGGCTCTGGAAACTCCGCGTTCCGGTGTTGGGGCTGGGCGGGTTACAGGTGCTGCTGACGGCTTTGCTAACCGGCGGTCTGGCACTGGCAGCGGGTTTGCCGTGGCAACCGGCGCTGGCGCTGGGGATGATTCTGGCCATGTCGTCGACCGCCATTGTGCTGCAAACCCTCAACGAAAAAGGGCTGATGCAGACAGCCGCCGGGCAGAATACCTTCGCCGTGCTGCTGTTTCAGGACATTGCCGTTATTCCGATTTTAGCCATAATGCCGCTGCTGGCGACGTATCCGGTTGCTTCCTCAACCGATCACCACGCGCATTTTTCGCTGACCGACGGTTTGCCCGGCTGGTTGCGGCCGTTTGTGGTCGTTGGGGCGGTGCTGGCGCTGGTGTTGATTGGGCGGTATGTGATGGGAACGGTTTTTCGGATCATCGCCCGGACCGGCCTGCGGGAGGTTTTCATTGCCACGGCTCTGCTGATGGTGGCGAGTATCTCGGTATTGATGGAAATGGTGGGGCTGAGTCCGGCGCTCGGGGCTTTTGTTGCGGGGGTGGTGTTGGCCAACAGCGAATACAAACACGAGCTGGAAAGCGACATTGATCCGTTCAAAGGGTTGTTGCTCGGTTTGTTTTTCATTTCCGTCGGGGCCGCCATCAATTTCGATCTGATCATGGAAAACCCCTTGCTGGTCATCGGAATTGTGGTGGCTATCATGGCGGCCAAGGCGCTGGTTCTGGCGGGGTTAGGGAGGACGTTTGGTTTGCCCACAGACCAGAACCTGTTGTTTTCGCTGGGGCTTTGTCAGGTAGGTGAGTTTGCCTTTGTGTTGTTTTCCTTCGCTTCGCAGAACGGTATTCTAGCGCAGAATGTGGTGGACCTCATGACGGCAGTTGTTGCCATCAGCATGGGCCTAACCCCGCTGGTTTTCCTGGCGAACGAAAAGCTGATTCTGCCGCGACTGGGCGCCAAAGAGGACGACAGGAAAGAACCGGATCACATCGAAGAACACAACGCCGTTATTGTGGCCGGTTTTGGCCGGTATGGTAACATTGTCGGGCGGTTTTTGCGGGCCAACAACATCGGTACGACGGTGCTGGATTTTGATTCGGATCGGGTCGATACACTGCGGAAACTGGGCATGAAAGTCTACTACGGCGATGCCTCCCGGTACGATCTGCTCAAATCGGCGGGGGCGGAAAAAGCCCGGTTGATGATTATTGCGCTCGATTCGCCGGAGAAAGTGCTCGATCTGGTCGAAACAGCCAAAAAGCATTTTCCAAACCTGAAACTGCTGGTGCGGGCCGCCGACCGCGAAGATGCCTACGAACTGCTGGATGCGGGCCTCTCCCATGTTTACCGCGAAACGCTCGATAGTTCACTCCGGATGGGCGTCGATGCCATGACGTTGCTGGGCTTCCGAGCCTACCAGTCGCAGCGGGCGGCCCGATTGTTCCGTAAACACGACGAACGGAACCTAACCGAACTGGCCGCCGTTCGGCACGACCGCAAGCAGTATTTCAGCAGCGCCCGCCAGCGCATCCGCGATCTGGAAGAACTGCTCAGTTCCGACACCAACGACCGCTGGCTGAAAGATGTTGACGACGGCTGGGACCCGGAAAGCCTGCGCAACGAAGTCCGGCAGATGAAGCCGTGA